From one Bacillus sp. FJAT-42376 genomic stretch:
- the yidC gene encoding membrane protein insertase YidC has translation MPNQSSMFTFLKRSSFLILIFSVFLLSGCSADHTPINSETSGFFNHFVVFPFSALIKYTASLFGGSYGVAIILVTFLVRLLLMPFMMKQYKNQQQMKKKMAIIQPEMKKIQAKYKDKKKDPESQRLMQQETLQLYQKHGYNPLAMGCLPILIQTPILFGFYFAIQRTPEIAAHSFLWFDLGHPDTIMPLIAAAVYFFQAKVSQSSMPPEQQKQMAMVSYIMPVMMGAASFGAAAFLPLYWTIGGVFVILQTLLARQLYKENDLPASPKTLEN, from the coding sequence ATGCCAAACCAATCATCCATGTTCACATTTCTTAAACGATCAAGTTTTCTCATTTTAATATTCTCTGTTTTTCTTTTAAGCGGCTGTTCGGCCGACCATACACCGATTAATAGTGAAACGTCCGGTTTTTTTAACCATTTTGTTGTCTTTCCTTTTTCTGCTTTGATTAAATATACAGCTTCCCTGTTTGGAGGAAGCTACGGAGTGGCCATTATACTCGTTACGTTTTTGGTCCGCCTTCTCCTGATGCCATTCATGATGAAGCAGTATAAAAATCAGCAGCAAATGAAGAAGAAAATGGCGATTATTCAGCCTGAGATGAAGAAAATTCAGGCAAAGTATAAAGATAAGAAAAAAGATCCTGAATCGCAGCGTCTTATGCAGCAGGAAACACTGCAGCTTTACCAAAAGCATGGATACAATCCCCTTGCTATGGGCTGTTTGCCAATTTTAATTCAGACACCCATTCTGTTCGGCTTTTACTTTGCGATTCAGCGTACGCCGGAAATTGCCGCCCATTCTTTTTTATGGTTTGACTTGGGCCACCCTGACACGATTATGCCGCTGATCGCTGCTGCCGTGTACTTTTTCCAGGCAAAAGTATCCCAGAGCAGTATGCCGCCTGAGCAGCAAAAGCAGATGGCGATGGTTTCCTATATCATGCCGGTCATGATGGGTGCTGCTTCATTCGGGGCCGCTGCATTCCTTCCGCTTTACTGGACGATCGGCGGAGTGTTTGTCATATTGCAGACTCTGCTTGCAAGACAGCTCTATAAAGAAAACGATCTTCCCGCATCGCCTAAAACACTGGAAAATTAA
- a CDS encoding peptide chain release factor 3, with product MNLKQEIDKRKTFAIISHPDAGKTTLTEKLLLFGNVIRSAGTVKGKKSGKYAASDWMEIEKKRGISVTSSVMSFPYHDFHVNILDTPGHEDFSEDTYRTLTAVDSVVMIIDSTKGVEPQTIKLFKVCRMRGIPIFTFMNKLDREGRDPLELLAEIEEVLGIESYPMNWPVGMGKRFLGIYDRYSESFVRFNGNEEETVYKVNEMEEKAGDIYENPTYQDTLGELELLNEAGNDFDPERVRKGELTPVFFGSALSNFGVQTFFDTFLQFAASPQPRRTNEGFVEPEKEEFSGYVFKIQANMNSKHRDRIAFLRICSGTFERGMSVTLSRTNKIIKLSQSQSFMAGDRETVDIAYPGDIIGIYDPNAYQIGDTLVAGKGRFEYEELPQFPPEMFKKVRAKNVMKSKQFKKGIDQLVQEGAIQLFRQELTDDIILGAVGQLQFEVFEERMRSEYSVEIEFTSLGDRIARWIEDEKVDRKKFDNRSMLVKDRYGQYAVLFENNFTYRYFRDNNKDIKLIDLLESNDYQSYSAQ from the coding sequence ATGAACTTAAAACAGGAAATTGATAAGCGCAAAACATTTGCGATTATTTCACATCCGGATGCCGGGAAAACCACGCTGACTGAAAAACTTCTCTTATTTGGGAACGTGATCCGCTCAGCCGGTACGGTAAAAGGAAAAAAGTCAGGAAAATATGCAGCATCCGACTGGATGGAAATTGAGAAAAAACGCGGAATCTCTGTCACATCAAGTGTCATGAGTTTTCCTTACCACGATTTCCACGTAAACATTCTAGACACCCCCGGACATGAAGACTTCAGTGAAGACACATACCGCACCCTGACAGCTGTAGACAGTGTGGTCATGATTATCGACTCGACGAAAGGGGTCGAACCGCAAACGATTAAGCTCTTTAAAGTATGCCGGATGCGGGGGATTCCCATTTTCACCTTTATGAACAAGCTGGACCGTGAAGGCCGCGACCCGCTTGAGCTGCTTGCGGAAATCGAAGAAGTTCTCGGAATCGAATCGTATCCGATGAACTGGCCGGTGGGAATGGGAAAGAGGTTCCTTGGCATCTATGACAGATACTCTGAATCGTTTGTCCGATTTAATGGAAACGAAGAAGAAACCGTGTATAAAGTGAATGAGATGGAAGAAAAAGCAGGCGATATTTATGAAAATCCCACGTATCAGGATACTCTTGGTGAGTTGGAGCTTTTAAATGAGGCCGGCAATGATTTTGATCCTGAAAGAGTCCGGAAGGGTGAATTGACACCGGTATTCTTCGGAAGTGCTCTTTCCAACTTCGGTGTGCAGACCTTCTTTGACACGTTCCTTCAATTTGCTGCGTCTCCTCAGCCGCGCCGGACAAATGAAGGCTTTGTTGAGCCTGAAAAAGAGGAGTTTTCCGGATACGTCTTCAAAATCCAGGCAAATATGAATTCAAAGCACAGGGACAGAATTGCCTTCTTGCGAATCTGCTCTGGCACATTTGAACGCGGAATGAGCGTGACATTAAGCAGGACGAATAAAATAATCAAACTATCCCAGTCGCAATCTTTTATGGCAGGCGATCGGGAAACGGTAGATATTGCTTATCCGGGTGACATTATCGGGATTTATGACCCGAATGCCTATCAAATCGGTGATACATTGGTAGCCGGAAAAGGCCGATTCGAATATGAAGAGCTTCCTCAGTTCCCGCCTGAAATGTTCAAAAAAGTCCGGGCGAAGAACGTCATGAAGTCCAAACAATTCAAAAAAGGAATTGACCAGCTTGTTCAGGAAGGCGCCATCCAGCTTTTCCGCCAGGAGCTGACAGATGACATCATCCTTGGAGCAGTCGGCCAGCTTCAGTTTGAAGTGTTTGAAGAAAGAATGCGTTCTGAATACAGCGTGGAAATTGAATTCACCTCATTAGGCGACCGGATTGCGCGCTGGATTGAAGATGAAAAAGTGGACCGCAAAAAGTTTGATAACCGCAGTATGCTTGTCAAAGACCGCTACGGACAATACGCAGTTCTTTTTGAAAATAATTTTACGTATCGCTATTTCAGAGATAACAATAAAGACATCAAATTAATTGATTTGCTTGAAAGCAATGATTATCAGAGTTATTCTGCTCAGTAA
- a CDS encoding aldo/keto reductase — protein sequence METRMLGSLEVSAIGLGCMGMSEFYGKTDRTESIETIQLSFRLGQNFFDTANIYGNGANEELVGEALKPFRKNAVLATKFGIVRDENGRPGGVNGRPEHVKKSVEESLKRLQTDYIDLYYLHRADPDVPIEETVGAMAELVKEGKVLHLGLSEVSASTLRRASSVHPIAALQSEYSLWSRDVEKTVPAARELGTGIVAYSPLGRGFLTGQIKRFEDFAEDDFRRFLPRFQGKNFIRNLELAEEVRQLAEKKNSKSSQIALAWLLHQGNDIVPIPGTKRKTYAKENIDAEKIMLTHEELQSLETIAERTAGERYDERGMRSTNR from the coding sequence ATGGAAACAAGAATGCTTGGTTCTTTAGAGGTTTCAGCAATTGGTCTTGGCTGCATGGGGATGTCCGAGTTTTACGGAAAAACAGATCGCACCGAATCCATCGAAACCATTCAGCTCAGCTTTCGATTGGGACAGAACTTCTTTGATACAGCAAACATATACGGAAATGGCGCAAATGAAGAATTGGTCGGGGAAGCACTGAAACCATTCAGGAAAAATGCTGTATTGGCTACTAAATTCGGAATTGTCCGGGATGAGAACGGACGTCCCGGAGGTGTAAATGGCCGTCCTGAGCACGTAAAAAAATCAGTGGAAGAAAGCTTAAAACGGCTTCAAACCGATTATATTGATCTTTACTATCTCCATCGGGCTGATCCGGATGTGCCGATAGAAGAAACAGTCGGCGCTATGGCAGAGCTTGTTAAGGAAGGAAAAGTCCTTCATCTCGGTCTGTCAGAGGTTTCAGCAAGTACCCTGCGGCGCGCATCTTCTGTTCATCCCATCGCAGCTCTGCAATCTGAGTACTCTCTCTGGAGCCGGGATGTAGAAAAAACGGTTCCTGCCGCCCGCGAATTGGGGACAGGCATTGTTGCCTACAGTCCTCTCGGAAGAGGATTTTTAACAGGACAAATTAAACGCTTTGAAGATTTTGCAGAAGACGACTTCCGGCGCTTCCTTCCCCGGTTCCAGGGGAAGAATTTCATAAGAAATCTTGAGCTTGCAGAAGAAGTCCGTCAGCTGGCTGAAAAGAAAAACTCAAAATCCTCCCAAATTGCACTGGCATGGCTTCTTCATCAGGGAAATGATATCGTGCCGATTCCAGGAACAAAGAGAAAAACGTATGCAAAAGAAAATATTGATGCGGAAAAGATTATGCTGACACATGAAGAACTTCAATCTCTGGAGACTATTGCGGAAAGAACAGCAGGCGAACGGTACGATGAACGGGGAATGAGATCAACAAATCGATAA
- a CDS encoding nitronate monooxygenase — translation MNMTGSLIERLGIHHPIIQAPMAGGITEAGLVLAVSRTGCLGSIGAGYMPPEELSALILEVKKRTDLPYSVNLFIPEQTNASPSEVQNAFEALRPLSEELDVQENPPLSTEQTNFFEEQLEIILREKVPVCSFTFGMPSKEAVHDLKKNGTFIIGTATSVMEAILLEEQGMDAIVAQGSEAGGHRGTFSGPPIHHMVGLMSLVPQICDFVRVPVIAAGGIMEARGYRAALSLGAQGVQMGTAFLTTYESSAHPAYKEAVLNAREDQVVVTKAFSGKEARGIKNQFIYEMENETRILPYPLQNEATKKIRKAALEQNDAEFMSLWCGQSPRLSRSQSVQELIQSILNESREVTT, via the coding sequence ATGAATATGACTGGATCCTTAATTGAACGTCTCGGAATCCATCACCCTATCATCCAGGCACCAATGGCGGGGGGAATTACAGAAGCCGGGCTCGTACTGGCCGTGTCGCGAACCGGCTGCCTTGGTTCAATCGGGGCCGGGTACATGCCGCCGGAAGAGCTCTCCGCCCTAATTTTAGAAGTAAAAAAAAGAACGGATCTTCCTTATTCTGTCAACCTGTTTATTCCCGAGCAAACAAATGCATCTCCAAGCGAAGTCCAAAATGCGTTTGAGGCACTCCGCCCCCTTAGTGAAGAACTTGATGTCCAGGAAAATCCTCCTTTATCCACTGAACAGACAAACTTTTTTGAAGAGCAGCTCGAAATCATTTTGCGGGAGAAGGTCCCTGTTTGTTCATTTACGTTCGGGATGCCTTCAAAGGAAGCGGTTCACGATTTAAAAAAGAATGGAACTTTTATCATTGGAACCGCTACTTCTGTGATGGAGGCGATTCTTCTCGAAGAACAGGGAATGGATGCAATTGTTGCTCAAGGCAGTGAAGCAGGCGGACATAGAGGGACATTTTCCGGTCCTCCCATTCATCACATGGTAGGGCTGATGTCCCTTGTTCCGCAAATTTGTGATTTTGTCCGGGTCCCGGTGATTGCAGCAGGCGGAATTATGGAAGCAAGAGGATATCGGGCTGCATTGAGCCTTGGCGCTCAAGGGGTTCAAATGGGAACAGCATTTCTGACAACATACGAAAGCAGCGCACATCCTGCATACAAAGAAGCCGTTCTAAACGCACGGGAGGATCAGGTCGTCGTCACTAAAGCATTCTCCGGAAAAGAAGCCCGCGGTATTAAAAATCAGTTCATTTACGAAATGGAAAATGAAACAAGAATCCTACCGTATCCTCTGCAAAATGAAGCAACAAAAAAAATCCGGAAAGCTGCCTTAGAACAAAACGACGCAGAATTCATGTCTTTATGGTGCGGTCAAAGCCCGCGGCTCAGCAGGAGTCAATCCGTACAAGAACTGATCCAATCCATTTTAAACGAATCCAGGGAGGTGACTACATGA
- a CDS encoding GNAT family N-acetyltransferase, protein MNIVFIKAEETVPLRQKVLRPGQPVRECRYEADEKENTFHLGCYIGETLISIASFYEEAFPLLTGSSQYRLRGMATLPEYRSMKAGSSLLQKAEEVLSGRNADLWWCNARTTVEEYYQKQGLQKIGNVFELEGIGPHQVMYKRLKGAV, encoded by the coding sequence ATGAACATCGTATTCATAAAAGCGGAGGAAACCGTTCCGCTCCGTCAAAAGGTTCTTAGACCGGGCCAGCCAGTCCGCGAATGCCGCTATGAGGCGGACGAAAAAGAAAACACTTTTCACCTCGGGTGCTATATCGGTGAAACACTCATCAGCATCGCTTCCTTTTACGAGGAGGCTTTCCCTCTTTTAACCGGTTCTTCCCAGTACCGATTAAGAGGAATGGCAACCCTTCCTGAATACCGGAGCATGAAAGCAGGCAGTTCACTTCTTCAAAAAGCGGAGGAAGTACTCTCCGGAAGAAATGCAGATTTATGGTGGTGCAATGCACGGACAACGGTAGAAGAGTACTATCAGAAGCAGGGACTGCAAAAAATCGGCAATGTGTTTGAATTAGAAGGAATTGGACCTCATCAAGTGATGTATAAAAGATTAAAAGGGGCTGTCTGA
- a CDS encoding histidine phosphatase family protein codes for MTKLGIIRHGITEWNMEGRAQGSSDIPLHAKGLKEAEMLADRLKEEKWDLLYSSPLMRAKQTAEFISEKLGGLEIITDDRIRETGGGRIEGTTEAERLEKWGIGWRDLDLGRERSEDVVKRGLEFAEDLVEKHPEKNILVVSHGSFIRHLLQALVPAEEELEALKNTSITHLILEDTKWSCGLYNCTKHLSFEIE; via the coding sequence ATGACGAAGCTTGGGATCATCAGACATGGAATAACGGAATGGAACATGGAAGGAAGAGCACAGGGAAGCTCTGATATACCGCTTCATGCAAAAGGTCTGAAAGAAGCGGAGATGCTTGCCGACAGGCTAAAAGAAGAAAAATGGGACCTTTTATACTCAAGTCCTTTAATGCGTGCAAAACAAACGGCCGAGTTTATCAGTGAAAAACTGGGCGGATTAGAGATTATTACAGATGACAGAATCCGCGAAACAGGCGGAGGGCGGATTGAAGGAACGACAGAGGCAGAGCGGCTGGAAAAATGGGGGATTGGCTGGAGAGATCTTGACTTAGGCAGAGAACGCTCCGAAGATGTAGTGAAGAGAGGCCTTGAGTTCGCAGAGGATCTTGTGGAAAAGCATCCTGAAAAAAATATTTTAGTGGTTTCCCACGGTTCTTTCATCAGGCATTTGCTGCAGGCGCTTGTTCCAGCAGAGGAGGAATTGGAGGCTTTAAAAAACACTTCCATTACTCATCTTATTCTAGAGGACACAAAATGGTCGTGCGGTCTTTATAACTGTACAAAACATTTGAGTTTTGAAATAGAGTAA
- a CDS encoding alpha/beta fold hydrolase, producing MKELKRVMSGAQSFSISGSSEQGILLCHGFNGTPQSMESLGEKFASFGYSVYAPRLSGHGTCPTEMESCTAMDWYRSLETAYSRMKSRFSKVFVVGQSMGGSLTLKLAGKFREMDGIALINAALEVPAYQHITEQSGFITEGKPDIKDQTAEEITYNTVPLKAISELKTAMNEAKAKLKEVSCPAIVFYSPEDHVVPAVCSHQIYQMIPSYRKMLVPLPNSYHVASMDYDQDLIVRETIRFFSKQKEAHPVERKSFEASF from the coding sequence ATGAAAGAATTGAAACGGGTCATGTCAGGTGCTCAATCATTTTCCATCTCCGGAAGCTCTGAACAAGGTATTCTCTTATGCCACGGCTTCAATGGAACTCCGCAAAGCATGGAGTCGCTGGGAGAAAAATTTGCATCCTTTGGATATTCTGTATATGCTCCGAGACTTTCCGGCCACGGCACCTGCCCGACTGAAATGGAGAGTTGCACGGCGATGGATTGGTATCGTTCTTTGGAAACAGCTTATTCACGCATGAAAAGCCGCTTTTCTAAAGTCTTTGTCGTCGGGCAATCCATGGGAGGAAGTCTTACCTTGAAGCTTGCAGGCAAATTCAGGGAAATGGATGGAATTGCTCTTATAAATGCCGCTCTTGAAGTTCCGGCCTATCAGCATATTACGGAGCAGTCAGGCTTTATAACGGAAGGAAAACCGGATATAAAAGATCAGACAGCAGAAGAAATCACATATAACACGGTTCCGCTGAAAGCCATTTCTGAATTAAAAACGGCCATGAACGAAGCGAAAGCAAAATTAAAGGAGGTCAGCTGTCCTGCCATCGTTTTTTATTCCCCGGAAGACCATGTCGTGCCGGCTGTGTGTTCCCACCAAATCTACCAGATGATTCCCTCATACAGAAAAATGCTGGTTCCTTTGCCGAATTCCTACCATGTAGCATCCATGGATTATGACCAGGATTTAATCGTACGGGAGACCATTCGGTTTTTTTCCAAACAAAAAGAAGCCCATCCAGTTGAAAGGAAGAGCTTCGAGGCATCTTTTTAA
- a CDS encoding biotin transporter BioY, whose translation MENQRNKLRMLILCGMFAAITAVFAQIEIPLPIVPISGQTLAVGIAATILGSRYGALAMIVYAGLGAAGLPVFAEAKGGLHILAGPTGGYIIGFIAAAFITGFVLEKTKFSLPWALLANVIGMIVTLGFGTVWLKIVLGLSWTQALAAGVWPFIAVGLIKAALASWIGISVRRRLVQAKLLKQYFHAA comes from the coding sequence ATGGAGAATCAAAGGAATAAACTAAGAATGCTGATTTTGTGCGGGATGTTTGCGGCGATTACGGCTGTATTTGCCCAGATTGAAATTCCCCTTCCAATTGTTCCAATCAGCGGACAGACACTAGCGGTTGGAATAGCCGCGACCATTTTAGGGAGCAGGTATGGTGCACTGGCTATGATCGTTTATGCAGGACTTGGTGCTGCAGGCCTTCCGGTTTTTGCGGAGGCCAAAGGCGGTCTGCATATTTTGGCGGGTCCTACAGGAGGGTATATTATTGGCTTTATTGCCGCGGCATTTATAACAGGATTCGTGCTTGAGAAAACAAAATTCTCACTTCCCTGGGCTCTTTTGGCAAATGTCATTGGAATGATTGTAACACTGGGGTTTGGAACGGTCTGGCTGAAAATTGTCCTCGGTCTTTCTTGGACTCAAGCGCTGGCAGCCGGGGTCTGGCCGTTTATAGCAGTCGGCTTGATTAAAGCTGCACTTGCCAGCTGGATCGGTATTTCGGTCAGAAGAAGACTTGTTCAGGCAAAACTGCTTAAACAATATTTTCATGCCGCTTAA
- a CDS encoding VOC family protein yields MKLDHVVHFVKQPAKEAGAAFQMLGFHTVAGGSHENWGTANSLCYFGLDYIEFLAIEDEEKAGNSDNPLIRLCMDMKQEGLVQLAIHTEEMDDVAEKLKASGLTVKKPFAGSRKRSDGSVLSWRMLFAEHPDSEFPLPFFIEWGSPDEERKEDLIRTGALAPHPNEVKGITEVVYLSDNPSREAAHWAKWLGLEEPVFAGKGAKIPLGNQTLAFVPAKDGLRTGIHAVSFCEKHQKEPREKHWMGGTYIL; encoded by the coding sequence ATGAAGCTTGATCATGTTGTCCATTTTGTCAAACAGCCTGCTAAGGAGGCAGGGGCTGCTTTTCAAATGCTCGGCTTTCATACAGTGGCTGGCGGCAGCCATGAAAATTGGGGAACAGCAAACAGTCTATGCTATTTTGGTTTGGATTATATTGAGTTTTTAGCAATAGAAGATGAGGAAAAAGCCGGGAATTCGGATAATCCGCTCATTCGGCTTTGTATGGACATGAAACAGGAAGGACTTGTTCAGCTTGCCATCCATACAGAGGAAATGGATGACGTGGCAGAGAAGCTGAAGGCTTCCGGACTTACGGTGAAAAAACCTTTTGCGGGAAGCCGGAAAAGGAGTGACGGATCGGTCCTTTCATGGAGGATGCTCTTTGCTGAACATCCGGACTCCGAGTTTCCCCTGCCATTTTTCATTGAATGGGGAAGTCCTGATGAAGAACGAAAAGAAGATTTAATTCGTACAGGCGCTCTTGCTCCACATCCAAATGAGGTAAAAGGAATAACAGAGGTAGTCTATCTTTCGGACAATCCTTCCAGGGAGGCAGCTCATTGGGCGAAGTGGCTTGGACTGGAGGAGCCGGTATTTGCAGGAAAAGGGGCTAAAATCCCTCTTGGTAATCAAACGCTCGCTTTTGTACCAGCCAAGGACGGGCTGCGGACAGGAATCCATGCTGTTTCTTTTTGTGAAAAACATCAGAAGGAACCGAGAGAAAAACACTGGATGGGCGGCACTTATATCTTGTAA
- a CDS encoding M14 family zinc carboxypeptidase gives MYKKSVTILLALMLSISFALVPAQAVSNTAAVKTGDSGVLTASQSLISMTEEREIDVTADLGYSADLTKLEWTFGGKPLDQWKQWDPKTKTYSGAPYITFSKKPAYIEGTTKIKAKLKFSLLYGTDDVSPRSLRTLYPALIGNYSLAVKDPDKGQTASTPFKLNVYDEYLKWEEIKPAIDKISKEAINGRYVSYQTLGNSSEGRPMHFMVLAKDKASVDQYLNQIAQQKLENPADIKKKSANGKLKNYKVPVWINNIHPDESPGVDAIVELYRIFATEKNKSFKTSDNQNREKEVNLNIDKALDNVIFLFNFTQNPDGRVYNTRQNANGFDLNRDNTYQTQIETQNLAKGLSKWLPVSLLDFHGFYDEFVIEPCTPPHNQNYEYDLLMDGMVEQAEQMGKAGVANTKYDSYLIPLKDWPNKFDDATPSYTSTYSMFHGAMGHTVEIPDLNAESYKALVNAGLGAAKYVAEHKQELFNNQLDVYERGVLGEDDRAVDKWFVNPAGDEIGRDRKGNSNFFPDYYVIPVDKKLQKNVLEAHKMADYLIRNGIKVSKSTKTVRAGKQTYPKGSYVVDMKQAKRGFVNAVLYDGEDLSEWEEMYAEVINNFHDLRGFTRMEVRAENAFAKGLQPVKKVTAPKTEAKGHSDYYVLKNSSNEAVKAVNKLLQMKQPVHQLTAGGNGYAAGDYVISRRNLEFVKNSYYLDVAPYSKKGKTIKMKQPKVFSTGSSASKFVLKELGFAFAASESEADVVIDDAGTANKTLIQTGKPYIGIGSSSLNFAEKENLLPGFDYSTTTGSRASHEGLLWTDVTAGQMITSGYGKKEKLYIATGSYMKAVPKDAVILAKVANQKDFFVSGWWPKHEAIKGQTIAFTKGNITLFANDLTNKAHPQYSYRLLANSIFAAGK, from the coding sequence ATGTACAAAAAAAGTGTAACCATTTTGCTGGCACTGATGCTATCCATTTCATTCGCATTAGTACCGGCGCAGGCTGTTTCGAATACCGCCGCTGTCAAAACCGGTGATTCAGGCGTTCTTACAGCTAGTCAGTCCCTTATTTCAATGACAGAGGAAAGAGAGATTGATGTTACAGCCGATCTTGGCTATTCAGCGGATCTCACCAAGCTTGAATGGACTTTCGGAGGCAAGCCCCTTGACCAATGGAAGCAATGGGACCCTAAAACAAAAACCTACTCAGGCGCTCCTTACATTACGTTTTCAAAAAAGCCCGCCTACATAGAAGGAACAACAAAGATAAAAGCGAAGCTGAAATTCAGTCTCCTTTACGGAACGGATGACGTCTCTCCACGAAGTCTTCGAACTCTATATCCTGCCTTAATCGGAAACTACAGCTTGGCCGTTAAAGATCCTGACAAAGGCCAAACAGCAAGCACTCCATTTAAATTAAATGTGTATGATGAGTATCTGAAATGGGAAGAAATCAAGCCGGCCATCGATAAAATCAGCAAGGAAGCGATTAACGGCCGCTATGTATCCTATCAAACTCTTGGAAATTCCTCTGAAGGAAGACCGATGCATTTTATGGTTCTTGCCAAAGATAAAGCATCTGTTGATCAGTACTTAAATCAAATTGCGCAGCAAAAGCTCGAAAACCCGGCGGATATAAAGAAAAAAAGCGCAAACGGGAAGCTTAAAAATTACAAAGTTCCTGTATGGATCAACAATATTCATCCCGATGAATCTCCTGGTGTGGACGCCATCGTTGAGCTGTACCGGATTTTTGCAACAGAAAAAAACAAATCCTTTAAAACATCTGATAATCAGAACCGTGAAAAGGAAGTCAATCTGAACATTGATAAAGCCCTTGATAATGTTATTTTTCTTTTCAATTTCACTCAAAATCCCGATGGACGGGTATACAACACCCGCCAGAATGCAAACGGATTCGATTTAAACCGGGATAACACCTATCAGACTCAAATTGAAACACAGAATCTGGCAAAAGGTCTCTCGAAATGGCTGCCGGTTTCCCTGCTCGATTTCCACGGGTTTTATGATGAATTTGTCATCGAACCGTGCACTCCTCCCCATAATCAAAACTATGAATATGATTTGCTGATGGATGGAATGGTGGAACAGGCTGAACAAATGGGAAAAGCAGGGGTCGCCAATACGAAATATGACAGCTACCTGATTCCGCTGAAGGACTGGCCGAATAAGTTTGATGATGCTACGCCTTCCTACACGTCCACCTACTCTATGTTCCATGGAGCGATGGGCCATACCGTGGAAATCCCTGATTTGAATGCAGAATCCTATAAAGCACTTGTCAACGCGGGATTGGGTGCAGCTAAATACGTTGCCGAACATAAACAGGAACTGTTTAACAACCAGCTTGACGTCTATGAGCGCGGAGTACTTGGAGAAGACGACCGGGCAGTAGACAAATGGTTCGTGAATCCGGCTGGAGATGAGATCGGCCGGGACCGGAAAGGGAACAGCAATTTCTTCCCTGATTATTACGTCATTCCAGTGGATAAAAAGCTTCAAAAAAATGTGTTAGAAGCACACAAAATGGCGGACTATCTCATTCGCAATGGGATTAAGGTGAGCAAATCGACCAAAACCGTACGAGCCGGCAAGCAAACGTATCCGAAAGGCTCTTATGTAGTAGATATGAAACAGGCAAAACGCGGGTTCGTTAACGCGGTCCTCTATGACGGTGAAGATTTATCCGAATGGGAAGAAATGTATGCGGAAGTCATCAACAACTTCCACGATCTAAGAGGCTTTACACGCATGGAGGTCCGGGCTGAGAATGCCTTCGCAAAGGGCTTGCAGCCGGTCAAAAAAGTGACTGCGCCTAAGACGGAAGCAAAAGGACATTCCGATTATTATGTACTTAAAAACTCGAGCAATGAAGCCGTCAAAGCTGTCAATAAACTCCTTCAAATGAAACAGCCTGTCCATCAGCTTACAGCCGGAGGGAATGGGTATGCGGCAGGCGATTATGTCATTTCCCGCAGAAACCTGGAATTCGTTAAAAACAGCTATTACCTGGATGTTGCGCCTTACAGCAAAAAAGGAAAAACAATCAAAATGAAGCAGCCCAAAGTATTCAGTACAGGATCAAGCGCTTCGAAATTCGTGCTGAAAGAATTAGGCTTTGCTTTTGCTGCAAGCGAGAGCGAGGCGGACGTAGTAATTGACGATGCCGGAACTGCAAACAAAACGCTTATCCAAACCGGCAAGCCATATATCGGAATCGGCAGCAGCTCGCTGAATTTCGCTGAAAAAGAAAACCTTCTTCCGGGATTTGACTATTCAACTACAACCGGCTCCCGCGCATCACACGAAGGACTGTTATGGACAGACGTGACAGCCGGTCAGATGATCACAAGCGGATATGGGAAGAAAGAGAAATTGTATATTGCAACAGGATCCTACATGAAGGCTGTGCCGAAGGATGCTGTCATTCTTGCCAAAGTCGCGAATCAAAAGGATTTCTTTGTTAGCGGATGGTGGCCGAAGCATGAAGCAATAAAGGGGCAAACCATTGCGTTCACGAAAGGTAATATCACTTTATTTGCAAATGATCTAACCAATAAAGCCCACCCGCAGTACAGCTATCGGCTACTGGCAAATTCAATTTTTGCAGCGGGGAAATAA